One part of the Vicia villosa cultivar HV-30 ecotype Madison, WI linkage group LG6, Vvil1.0, whole genome shotgun sequence genome encodes these proteins:
- the LOC131610020 gene encoding triacylglycerol lipase SDP1-like — translation MDHISNEARVDRFPIGPSDILGKTIAFKVLFCKSMSHLMHQILQLLLQFLYRFKGLLKLKPFLSWFHPRNPQGILAMMTIVAILLKRYTNVKVRAEMAYRRKFWRNMMRSALTYDEWAHGAKMLDKLTPKMNEADLYDVELVGNKLQELRHRRHEGSLRDIMFCMRADLVRNLGNMCNPELHKGRLQVPRLIKEYLDEVTTQLRMVCDSDSEELSLEEKVAFMHETRHAFGRTALLLSGGASLGAFHVGVVKTLVKHKLLPRIVAGSSVGSIMCAIAATRSWPELQSFFEDSLHSLQFFDQMGGIFAVVKRVATRGAVHEIRQLQMLLRHLTNNLTFQEAYDMTGRVLGITVCSPRKHEPPRCLNYLTSPHVVIWSAVTASCAFPGLFEAQELMAKNRSGDIVPYHPPFNLGPEEGSTPSRRWRDGSLEIDLPMMQLKELFNVNHFIVSQANPHIAPLLRLKEVVRTYGGNFAAKLAHLVVMEVKHRCNQVLELGFPLGGLAKLFAQEWEGDVTIVMPATLAQYSKIIQNPSYGELQKAANQGRRCSWEKLSAIKANCEIELALDESVAILNHMRKLKRIAERASASASHGLSSTVRFSGSRRIPSWNCMARENSTGSLEDLTDAASSLHQGIGSDSENVDSISWTRSGGPLMRTASANMFVDFLQNLEGVVDTELNRGAVAHSSSRDFQYHNIRLTGPDRNSESEQKEIDNRVVNGSSLLITEGDILQTEKIHNGIVLNVVKKEALAPSNRCHDFGNYNNEVVECDQIDCSGKEMDTGSSDSDYENDKSIPALSIDQNIVDS, via the exons ATGGATCATATTAGTAATGAAGCTAGGGTTGACCGTTTTCCAATTGGTCCATCAGACATTCTTGGCAAAACAATTGCTTTCAAGGTTCTATTCTGCAAATCCATGTCTCATTTAATGCATCAAATACTTCAACTATTGTTACAGTTCTTGTATAGGTTTAAAGGGTTGTTGAAATTGAAACCCTTTTTGTCATGGTTCCATCCAAGGAACCCACAAGGGATATTGGCAATGATGACCATAGTTGCTATCTTGTTGAAACGTTACACAAATGTGAAGGTGAGAGCTGAGATGGCTTATAGGAGGAAGTTTTGGAGGAATATGATGAGGAGTGCTTTGACTTATGATGAATGGGCTCATGGAGCTAAGATGCTTGATAAATTGACACCAAAGATGAATGAGGCAGATCTTTATGATGTTGAGTTGGTTGGGAATAAGCTTCAGGAGCTTCGTCATCGGAGGCACGAGGGGTCGCTTAGGGATATTATGTTTTGTATGCGGGCGGATCTTGTTAGGAATTTGGGGAATATGTGTAACCCGGAGTTGCATAAGGGTAGGCTTCAAGTTCCTAGGTTGATCAAGGAGTATCTTGATGAGGTGACCACGCAGTTGAGAATGGTTTGTGATTCGGATTCGGAGGAGTTGTCGTTGGAGGAGAAGGTTGCTTTTATGCATGAGACTAGACATGCGTTTGGGAGGACGGCTTTGTTGTTGAGTGGTGGTGCTTCTCTTGGAGCTTTTCATGTTGGGGTGGTTAAAACATTGGTGAAACATAAGCTCTTGCCTAGGATTGTTGCTGGTTCGAGTGTTGGGTCGATTATGTGTGCTATTGCTGCCACTAGATCGTGGCCGGAGCTTCAGAGCTTTTTCGAGGATTCGTTGCATTCGTTGCAGTTTTTCGATCAAATGGGTGGGATTTTCGCGGTTGTCAAGAGGGTTGCAACGCGCGGCGCTGTTCATGAGATTAGGCAGTTGCAAATGCTGTTGAGGCATTTGACGAACAACCTTACGTTTCAAGAAGCTTATGATATGACAGGTAGAGTTCTTGGAATCACGGTTTGCTCCCCAAGGAAGCATGAGCCTCCTAGATGTCTTAACTACTTGACGTCGCCTCATGTTGTTATATGGAGTGCGGTAACTGCTTCTTGCGCCTTCCCCGGCCTTTTTGAAGCTCAAGAATTGATGGCAAAGAATAGAAGTGGAGATATTGTTCCTTATCATCCTCCTTTTAATCTAGGTCCGGAAGAAGGCTCCACACCATCACGCCGGTGGAGGGATGGTAGCTTAGAGATTGATTTACCTATGATGCAGTTGAAAGAGCTATTCAATGTCAATCATTTCATAGTCAGTCAAGCCAACCCTCACATTGCACCATTGTTGAGATTGAAAGAGGTTGTAAGAACTTATGGAGGCAATTTTGCTGCCAAG CTTGCTCATCTTGTGGTGATGGAGGTGAAACATAGGTGCAATCAAGTACTGGAACTTGGCTTTCCCTTAGGTGGACTTGCCAAACTATTTGCTCAAGAATGGGAAGGTGATGTCACTATTGTTATGCCTGCTACCCTTGCTCAG TACTCAAAAATTATACAGAACCCCTCTTATGGAGAGCTTCAAAAAGCAGCCAACCAAGGAAGAAGATGTAGCTGGGAGAAGCTTTCAGCCATAAAAGCAAATTGTGAAATTGAGCTTGCTCTTGATGAATCTGTGGCTATTCTCAATCATATGAGAAAACTAAAAAGAATTGCCGAGAGAGCGTCTGCTTCTGCGTCTCACGGTTTGTCAAGTACTGTCAGATTCAGTGGCTCCAGAAGAATTCCTTCATGGAATTGCATGGCACGGGAGAATTCAACAGGTTCTCTTGAAGACCTTACAGATGCTGCTTCCTCATTGCATCAAGGCATTGGCAGTGACTCTGAAAATGTTGATTCGATTTCTTGGACCAGATCTGGTGGCCCTTTGATGAGAACCGCTTCGGCAAATATGTTCGTCGACTTTCTCCAAAACTTAGAGGGTGTTGTTGATACTGAACTAAATAGAGGCGCGGTGGCTCATTCTAGTTCTCGTGATTTTCAGTATCATAATATCAGACTCACAGGACCAGATAGGAACTCAGAATCTGAGCAGAAGGAAATTGATAACAGGGTTGTCAACGGATCAAGCTTACTGATAACAGAAGGTGATATTTTGCAGACCGAAAAGATTCATAACGGGATTGTGTTAAATGTTGTCAAGAAAGAAGCCTTAGCACCTTCAAATAGGTGTCATGATTTTGGAAATTACAACAATGAAGTTGTTGAATGTGACCAAATTGATTGTTCAGGGAAGGAAATGGATACTGGTAGCTCTGATTCTGACTATGAAAATGATAAATCCATACCAGCTTTGAGCATAGATCAAAACATTGTAGATAGTTAG